A region of the Legionella sp. PATHC035 genome:
CTATCGTTTGAGACAACTGATAAAAATTTCAGTTCCTTTGAAGCATTTTAATAAAATGAGTTTTGTTACGAGTGATGAAGTTTTTCTTCACAAGAATAATTTTGTAGGAACAAACAGCAGTGGCTTTGATCAAAACCGATATTTTGTTGGAGTAGGTTATAAAATAAATCCTTGGCTAAATACTGAAATGGGTTATATGAATCAGTATATTAGACGTTTTGGTGTTCCAGATTTTTTAGCCAATATAGTTTCCTTAAATTTTTTCCTAAACTTTTAATCGGCTAGGCAAAGCAACTAATTCGAAAGCAACATAATGCATGCCCTTACTTCTTCAGTGGATTACTTCAGTTGGGAAGTTCAGTTGATTAGAATGGCTAATCTCCTTTAATGAACTTCCCTAATATTTTACAAAAGTTTTTTTCTTAAAAATGGGACATCGCATCTACCTTACTCAATCTCCGCAACAGGTAGACACAACAACCTGTCTTATTGACTGCCAAAAATAATTCCATTAGGTCCGGCAGTTTCACCGCCACTCGCTCCAAACATGGTTGTTTCGGTTACACCGAGAATGGAAGGGAGAAATAATAAAGCAGCGGAAATAAAGACCAGAGCAATTGGCGTTCCAATTGGAATTTGAGTTGGGTTATCTTTGTGCTGTTTGAACTTCATAATCGCTCCAATAGAGAAACCCAAGCCCGCCAAGTAAGCACCCGCAGTAATTAATTTAGCCAAATTGGCAAATGATCCAGTAATGTTTGAGGCCATTTGTCCTAAAGACACGACAGTGTTTGCAGCAGCATGATTGCTTACTAATGTCAGAAATGTAAGTAATGCGATAGTGCTTAACCCACATTTAAAATTGGATTGATCTGGAATCATACTTTTCACTCCCTATTCTCCTAAAAC
Encoded here:
- a CDS encoding type IV secretion protein IcmD, whose translation is MIPDQSNFKCGLSTIALLTFLTLVSNHAAANTVVSLGQMASNITGSFANLAKLITAGAYLAGLGFSIGAIMKFKQHKDNPTQIPIGTPIALVFISAALLFLPSILGVTETTMFGASGGETAGPNGIIFGSQ